The segment ACCACAGAAAAATTTGAAGGGGCTCTATTAAATGCTGCAGTATTCGTTGTCCTTATAACTGGAGTCACATTCCTTCTTGTATTGCTTTACTACTACAGATGTATGAGGTTTCTCAAGGGTTATATGTGTTTTTCTGCATTTTTGGTCCTGGCTTATATGGGAGGAtccatttttattaaaataatccaGTCCTGGTCAATACCTATTGATATCATCTCATTCTCAATCTTTCTGTTCAATTTCACTGTAGTGGGTGTGCTTGCAGTTTTCAGTGAAGGGATTCCAATTGTTATCACACAGAGTTATATGGTGATGTTGGGTATATCTGTGGCTTATTGGTTCAGTATGCTTCCTGAATGGACTACCTGGGTGCTCTTAGTAGCTTTGGCAGTTTATGATTTGGTTGCTGTTTTGGCTCCAGGCGGTCCTCTTAATTTGCTTGTAGATCTTGCTTCAAGAAGGGATGAACAACTTCCTGCTTTGATTTATGAGGCCCAGCCAGCTGTTGTACGCCGAAGGAGGTCTAGTAGTTCTCCTCAACATGGCTCCATTCGTTCTAGCTTGCATTTCTCTGGAGAGCAAGAACAATTTTCAACTAGACATGGCAGATCAGAGGCTTTAATAACACCATCCATGGAACTTCAACCCTGGaattcttcatctcaaacaagaagTCATATACAAGCACCCACCCAAGAAACAACACCGAGACAAACTCTCAATGTTGAAAATGGAAATTCTGAGGTATTAACATTAATAAGCAATGTACATCAGGCTATCTTCTCATCGTCTGAGGATGGATTTGATAATGAATTTTCAACAGTGCCTGTTACTGAAAGTTCGTCATTTCCAGAAATTTCTCCTGCTGAAGAGACCTTTGACCGGGAAAACAACATGATTGATGAAGAATCCATACCTTTGGTTAACCATACAAATGGATCAGAAGTAATGACAGAGAATGGTGCTATAGACGAGGTGGATATGATTGGGGTGACAACAGGAGGAGCAGAGGAAAGAGTTCTAATCTCTGCTTCAAGAGGCATTAAGTTGGGCCTAGGAGATTTTGTGTTTTATAGTGTTCTTGTCGGAAGAGCTGCTATGTATGATTTGCTGACAGTTTATGCTTGCTATCTAGCTATAATTTCTGGGCTTGGATGTACACTTGGTCTCTTGGCTGTTTATCGGCGTGCTCTTCCTGCTCTTCCTATCTCAATTTCACTTGGGGTTATGTTTTACTTTCTTACTCGTCTACTTATGGAGCCTCTAGTGGTTGGACTTTCTACAAATcttatgatgttttgatgtattttCCAGCAAGAGAAAGGAGCTGAACTTTTGAGGCAGCAGAAAAGATTAAGCAGATGTGACAAGTTTTGCCAGAACCGATC is part of the Cryptomeria japonica chromosome 10, Sugi_1.0, whole genome shotgun sequence genome and harbors:
- the LOC131036151 gene encoding presenilin-like protein At2g29900, with the protein product MFQHGWNRFLQACSEISGGSSLVKLLKRNCKTHGMDDSILEIVGAEIIGITVPVSICMLLVVLLVRSINPQGESVSSIQTAATLVYQEKSSDSTTEKFEGALLNAAVFVVLITGVTFLLVLLYYYRCMRFLKGYMCFSAFLVLAYMGGSIFIKIIQSWSIPIDIISFSIFLFNFTVVGVLAVFSEGIPIVITQSYMVMLGISVAYWFSMLPEWTTWVLLVALAVYDLVAVLAPGGPLNLLVDLASRRDEQLPALIYEAQPAVVRRRRSSSSPQHGSIRSSLHFSGEQEQFSTRHGRSEALITPSMELQPWNSSSQTRSHIQAPTQETTPRQTLNVENGNSEVLTLISNVHQAIFSSSEDGFDNEFSTVPVTESSSFPEISPAEETFDRENNMIDEESIPLVNHTNGSEVMTENGAIDEVDMIGVTTGGAEERVLISASRGIKLGLGDFVFYSVLVGRAAMYDLLTVYACYLAIISGLGCTLGLLAVYRRALPALPISISLGVMFYFLTRLLMEPLVVGLSTNLMMF